The Branchiostoma lanceolatum isolate klBraLanc5 chromosome 12, klBraLanc5.hap2, whole genome shotgun sequence DNA segment ACTCCTGCTGACCAACCCAAGGTCTTTAGTTAACAAGTTGGATGAGTTCCAGTCCGTTTTACTAAGCAACAACATAGACATTGCGACAGTATCTGAGACATGGTTCACCCCTACCATGCCGGACCAACTCCAGGCCATCGACGGGTTCACCGTCTATTCCAGGTGTCGCACCACTCGCCGAGGGGGCGGCGTAGCGATTTACGTCCGCGACAGCATTCCTTCCAGTCCTATCTCTGAAGTCACAGTCCCACAGAACCTGGAATGCATTTGGATCAAAGTACGTCCACATCGTCTACCGCGACACATTTCATCCATCGCGCTGTGTTGCCTATATTCACCCCCGCAGTCGCCGTACGGAGATGACCTAGTCGATCACCTTATCACTACCTCGGACTATCTACGCACAACCCATCCGAACATCGGCCTGGTATTCCTTGGTGACTTTAACCACCTAAACGTTCGAGACATTCTCCTCGATAAGGACCTCTCACAGGTCGTGCTGAGTAACACAAGAGGGAGCTCTATGTTGGACCTCATCATTACCAATATGAAATCGTGCTACAAAACACCAGTCACCCTACCTCCGATCGGTCTCAGCGACCACAACACCATCCTGTGGGAACCGAAGGTAAGGGAGAAGCATGCAGTCAACCCTTcctcaaagaaaacaactcgtCCTATGCCTGAACGCAACCTGAACATGTTTGGTAAATGGATCACTACACATTCATGGTCTGAGGTCTACAATGCTGCTTCGACAGAGGAGAAAGCTGACGCTTTCTACGGCACCCTGACAACAGCTATAGACACATTTTTCCCAACTAAAACTGTCAACTTCCACCTAAGTGACAAACCGTGGATTACAACCAGGATAAAACACCTGATATCAGTGCGACAGAAGAAGTATAAGCTTGGGAAAGCTACAAACTTGTTCCGGTTCTACCGGAACAAAGTACAACGCGAGATCAGCAGAGCAAAGAAACATTTCTACAAGGTCAACGTGGAAGaggagaagaaaacaaacccCAGATcgtggcacaacaacatcaaggCCATGTGCAACATCAAGAAGAAAGCCAGTCTTATCCACGCCCCTGGGATTGACCAAACCGACTTCACAGCCACCGCAAACGCCATGAACACCAAACTAGCGAGCGTGTCCCGATCCCTGCCACCGCTGGAACGGACGTCATTGCCAGCCTTTCTACCAGCCCAACCCCTACCTACCATCCACGTCTGGGACGTTTACACCCAGCTGAAAACTACGAACCGCTACAAAAGCCCCGGACCAGACGGCATCCCCCCACGCATGTTGAAAGAATTTGCATGTGAATTGAGCAGCCCACTATGCGATCTGATCAACTCGTCCTTCGGGGAAGGAGTAGTTCCACGCCAGTGGAAAGAAGCCAACGTCGTTGCCCTACCCAAAACTTCACCACCGAATATAGAAGAACTAAGGCCAATTTCACTAACTGCCCAACTGTCAAAACACTGTGAACGCTTTGCTGCTTCCTGGATCTTGAGCGATATATCCTCAAATCTAGACCCACGACAATTCGGCAGTAGGAAGAACAGGTCAACAACGCATGCGTTGGTGAGTTTGCTGGACTTTCTATTCAAGTCAACCTCAGTGCCAAACTCTGTTTGCACACTGGTCACGACAGACCTATCTAAAGCCTTCGACAGGATAGATCACCCTACGGCAATCAGATGTATGCTAGACCTTGGAGTTCGCCCAGCCCTGATACCATGGATTAGCAGCTTCATCACGGACCGTCGACAAAGAGTCTGCTACCAAGGCAAAAGCTCGGACTGGCTGTACCTCACTTGTGGCGTTGCACAAGGCACGATACTTGGACCTATAATTTTCTTATCAGTGATCGACAGTGcactgcgtgacgtcatcaaCCGCTGGAAGTATGTTGACGACATGAACCTTGCCCTGACAAGAACCATCCGTCAACAACGACTCCTACAACCAACACTGAACAACTTGAACAACTGGACTAACGACCACAAAATGAGAATGAatccaaaaaaatgtaaagctatgCAAATTTGTTTCTCCAAGTCCCCACCTCAACCGGAACCACTCAGTATTAATGGACAACCCCTGCTGTATGTATCACACTTCAAAGTACTCGGCCTAACTGTACAAGACGACTTGAAATGGGAACTGCAGGTTAATAGCATGGTATCATCCGCCAACAAGAAACTGTTCCTGCTTCGCCGCCTCAAGCGTTTTGGCGTGTCCGTCCCAGACCTTAAGTCAGTCTACGCGTCGTACGTGAGACCTGCACTCGAGTATGCGGCACCGGCATGGCACTCTTCACTGACAAGCGAACAGTCAGCAAAACTCGAGAGAATccaaaaaagagcatgcagggtCATCCTCGGAACACTATACATAGGCTACACCTCTGCCCTGTCCACACTAGAACTAGACACCCTGGCTGACCGTCGGACCTCCATCTGTACCACCTTTGCCCACTCACTTCTACGATCGGACTTCCGCGACTGGCTCCCTCCATCCCGACAACACATCACAGGACGTACGACACGCAGTTCCTCGAAACTAGACATTCCACTGTGCCGaacaaatagacacaaaaactctccgATACCATATCTTGTACAACTATTGAACACCTGACTAGACCATTGAACTCGATATTATCGATATTATCTTACATGTACGCAATTACGCTCTATATTGATGTTTTTAACAGACGAGTATGAAGAATTTATGGGAATACGTATACGAGAAAAAATGACATCTAGTGATAAAATGATACGTTTGTGTTTTGAAAGATAAGTTTTAATGTTATGGACCGAAAATGGAGCCAACatgtaaatacaacaaaattcagGCTTGTTTGAGCCTGCAGGCTGTGTGAATAAagatcaattcaattcattaGGCACATTTTGGAATCACGTATTCGTAAAGATTGACCACCAAATCAAGGACATTGACCAAATATATTGGTAAGTGAATAATTTTTGGCGCCGCCCCAGGAGCGGGGATGTTAAAGTGGCATTACTGTGGAGTTGGAAATGTTTATAAAATTCTTCTACGTTTACCCTTCGAAATtagttgtttattcatttgtatgATGTATGCTTTAACTTTTTCTTTGAATGGAGGGCAATATTCTGAAGAAAAGAGAAATTCAAGCAATCCGTTGGGAATTGTGGCTGTTTGATCTTCAGAATCGtccaaacttttattttatgtACTCCCTGGGgaattacgttgatgaagggtAGACATCAGATATATTGCGATAGTCAATTCaaaagttgctcaagcaacttgTACAAAACTTTTGCAGTTGCTCAAATAGCTTTTGTATTGAGTATCCCTAGGGATTGATTGTTATTTGTTCCACCCACCCCATAGACTTAGTGTTTCTTAACTTTCTAGCCTCTAACCAAGTTTCACAGTTCTTTTTTGCCTTAAATCATTACTTTCTTTTTCTGCAGAGTTGCGGTGGCCCAGTACAGCAGTACGCCTCAGGTTGAGTTCAATCTGAACACAAACTCAGCTGTGGACACACTGTCAAACGGCATTGAGCAGATCACCTACATGAATGGTACATCCACATACGTCTTTTGAATTCTATGTAGCTAAAAGAATGTGTGTATGCACTACAGTTCTGAAGACTGAGACAGAAAATGAAAGACATGTGATAGAAAATGAAAGATTACCACTGAAAATCAGAAAAGAAGGTAAAACTTGATAACGACAGAGATGTCATGTTTGATTTTGTGCCACATTAATCATTATatctgttgattttttttacgtgAACAGGGGACTCCACCTTTACTGGTTTTGCCATCGAGTTTGTCCGCCAGAGTGCTTTCTCGAGCTTCAACGGTGCCCGCGATGACAAACCTGACATCATGGTTGTTGTCACCGACGGTCAGTCCGCAGATTCTGTGATCTCATCCGCCGCCACTGCAAGGTAGATACTTCTTGTACAAGTTTCAGTCAATTGTCTTTTAGTTAGCCTGATGCAATTGTGCtgatagttttcttcacaaacCAATGTGAGTGCCCTTTACCACCTCTGCCCATGGGCCTGGGTAATTAgatcaactcagcccaacaccctggtcaactcgacccaacaccctggtcaactcggcccaacaccctggtcaactcggcccaccctaataaccctaaccctaagccgagttgaccagggtgttgggctgagttgaccagggtgttgggccgagttgaccagggtgttgggctgagttgaccagggtgatGGCTGAGTTGGTTAAGAGCTGAATCATGACCTGATACCAGGTGCAAACACCCAATACGATGTAATCAAATATGAATAGTACcagtttttttaaaaaatgcTCTTTTCGTCCACAGGGAGCAGGGTGTGACCATGTTTGCAGTGGGAGTGGGGACCAGTATAGGTCTGGCTGAGTTAGAGGCCATCGCTGGGTACTCCGACAGGGTGCTACAGCTCAACGACTTTGTCCAACTGGCCCAGTCCGCTGACACCATCCAGTCTACCCTCTGCGGATGTAAGTTCTTCTCctcttattttgtttttgtttacctcgGTTCCCTACAAAACACAGCTTGTAAGTTGTACGCCACTCAGATGTTTTGGGTTCAACTAACTAGATTATGATGACAGGTGTCCGTTGACGTTTGTCTTGAAAAGTTTAAGGTTATACCCATAAAGGAAGCAATCAAGAGGAAGCTTTAAGATTCCATTAAGATATAGTTGTAGAAAAGAAGCTTTTAGTCCCTCTACCAACAAGGATTTTTAAGTTAGTTGATAATCACTATTTAGCAGAATAAATGAAACTAAAAAGTTAATAATGTTTCTTTTAGTAAGTtaatttattatttattttttatatcaaacaaacattcaaatttTGTCTCGTAAACTACAGTGGCATATTGTGGCGACCCTGGTGCTCCGGTTAACGGGTATCGTCGCGGATCGTTCTTCGAGGGAACTACCATCACCTTCGGATGCAATGATGGTTATCTCCTGGTGGGCTCTACCAATGCCAGCTGTAGGGGGGATGGCACATGGAGCGATCCAGTTCCTACCTGTATAAGTGAGTCCATCtgaagttttctttcttttccttcatCAGAATGACACAGCAAAAGATTGTTCTGATTTAGAGAGCATTAAGCAAATCTGTTTATTATGCCTGTTACATAGTCAATAGTTTTGGGCTGTATTTATTGATCGCCAGAGAGTtgctgaatttaaaaaaattgccagAGCCTTGAGCATATTTTTCAactgaaaatctaccccatcACATGGACAGGGCACTGGGACCTGTGAACATTGTCCGATCTGTAAAATAGCACAAGAAGAAAGAACACCGGGCGTATTGTAGACTGACTATAATTACCGAATatggaaatgatgttatatcgtcgacttatctttatatgctgaatatgattatggaatactgattgtaacgttatctttgtaaaacaatttttgttatattttccgaTGGTATGTTAAAAGGaaccctgacctcctcccttgaactcttgaaaaacggcttCAGCCAAATGAGTGTATACTTTCAAGGATAaataaaggtttaaaaaaaattaaaaaaattactgcggaaaatgtaatttagaCCTTGAAGTCTCGTTGGTTGATCGATTGTCCTGCTGTGTGAAAGGATGTTACAAGATTACAAACTTAACCTTTTTTTCCAGCTCCCTGTAACCCGAACCCCTGCCTGAATAATGGAGTGTGCCTGGCAGCTGGGAACTCTTACACCTGTGCCTGTACAACTAACTACCAAGGGAACAACTGCCAGTATTGTAAGTTATCGCAACTTTATGTGTACAGAAAAAACATTTAGTCTCAGAATCAACCGTACTTGTTTTTTCTGCAAACTATCACAGAATAAAACCAGATGTCACCAATTTCGACATAGTGGTATTTTGATCTAAGAGTAAGACAGCTCAAACAGATGGGAGGTTATACGGGCTATATAGAAGGGCAGTTGTACCagctacagatacagaagtaaAAGTTATTAATGGTTTTGGTATGATAAGTTGTTTAGCACAAGATAACCAGCAGGCAATGCAGTTTTGTGTGGAAATGTGCAAAAAATTACCCATACCACAGGCAAGATGTAATCATTATGTGATTTTTCTGTAGGCACTTTGCTGTATCAATATCTATGAAATCAGAAAAGAGATACTAGTAGATACTATATTCAGGGCCTGAAATTCATATTTGGAAATGGGTGTATTGGTGCACCCAAACAAAAAAACTAGGTGCACAGaatgaattttgggtgcaccacatagaataaagttgaatgtcagcaaaacataatttcaaGTTTACGCTACTgcctcaatctgtaattctaagtaatatatagaataaagtaaaacaaatggttgtattgctttttctgatacttacatttcaatgatattctgtatactagtgtgcaATGGTActtttaccctatagcctacaaaaataactaggtgcactggtgcgcccacagtaaaaaattaggtgcacagctccaattttgggtgcacaagggTGCACATgtacccactatttcgagccctgatattaAATTGTTTATTTTTCCCCAGATACCCCCTGCCTGGTCCGTAACCCTGAGTTTGACCTTATCTTCTTGTTGGACGAGTCCGGCAGCATTGGCGTTGACAACTTCAAGTTCGTCAAGGACTTTACCGAACGGATGGCCAACAACTTTGACATCTCCCCTAACGGCACCAGGGTAGGTGTGGTGCAGTACAGCAACTTCCCCGGCACAGAGTTCAGTCTCAACACGTTCACGGACAAAGCTGAGGTGCTCGACGCAATCAGTAAGATCAGCTACAATGGCGGCTCAACCTTCACCGGCGCTGCCATCGACTTTGTACGCAACAACGAGTTTACGTCGGTGAACGGCGACCGAGACGATGTCCCAAACATCCTCATCGTGGTCACGGATGGAAACCCTAACGACGACGTGAGTGCACCAGCCATTGCGGCAAACAACGCAGGAATCACGACGTACGCCGTCGGTATCGGAAGCAACGTCGATCAGAGTAACCTGGTGCTGATGACGGCTGGGAGGGCGGGGCGAGTGCTGCAGGCAGCGGACTTCGTGGACCTGACAACCGTCATAGGGACACTGCAAGAGAACGTGTGTGATggtaagtactagtactgaCTTTGATATTAACAACAATTATGGTCTTCTACATTTGAAACCTATCTTTCATTCAGAGCCATATACTTCAGTTGTCTTTCTAGTTTCTATAGAAAGCTTAATATAGATTCATTATTCTTGTGAGgaacaaaatgataaaacaaagaaacatgatTCCTGATATATAACTTACtattacacacacgcacgcacgcacgcacgcacgcatgcacacacaatcTGGAATTAAATGCAAAGTCAGtatttttctttatcaattgtTTAATCAAACTCTGTTTTGCACACAGCTGTGTACTGTGGTAACCCCGGCACACCCGACAACGGTTTCCAAGTCGGTACGTACTTCGAGAATGACCTGGTGACCTGGGGCTGTAACCAAGGCTTCCAGCTGGTCGGTGCCGTGAGCTCCTTGTGTCAGGGGAACGGGGCCTGGACTAACGCCGTCCCCACATGTGTGGCAATGACAACACCAGCACCTACTGCTGCTCCAGGTAGTTTACAGTACTTCTCTCAATTTTTCattggtagtagtagtaggcctggcaaacctctgtctcgtatcagccatatgGTGATTAATagcattcacccggacgggagaactggcgcatcaccgtcttgtacgacagccaacgaaagggtaggtcaccccgtaaaaagggcggtataaccctaaGCAAGGGGCCACTTCTGGCCTGTGcacatactactactagtactctcAATTTGTCATTATTAGGTATAAAAGTTATGTTCaacacacagtcaaacctgtccggATTTgacaggattctcaatgcttgtgtcaaaggGGAGAAATATGTCAGGGACCACCaagaagtggtcacattggccaagtggtccttaacatgtagaagtggtcacttgtgcaggtttgacgACTATGCATGTCATTTGCAGCATCCATTTCAGCTCAAGGTATGGGTCAGTAATGCATGTATTGCATAAGAAGTAGCTAAAGTATAGTAAAACTTCTACACGTTGTTTCCGTAAAAAATGTACAGCGctcaccaacaagctttcgaccaTTCCTCTTGTCAAGTTGATGTGACCTGAAGCCTATGTGATGTGAACcttcatacaaatatacaagtacaggggttcatctaaatcaggaaagaggggcgctgcgtgTAAGTAGCTACATAAATCAATGCATCATCAATCAATGCATCATCAATCCTCACAGTTCCCACTTTTCTGTCCATCCCAGTATGTGCCAACCTGGCCTACCCTGGCGCAGATCTGGTCTTCCTTCTGGACGGCTCCGGAAGTATCGGTACCGACAACTTCCAGTTAGTCAAGGCCTTCACCAAGGAAGTCATCAGGAACTTTGCCATTTCTCCGACTGAGACCAGGGTTGGATTACTGCAGTACAGCGACACCACAGATAATGAGTTCTTCCTCAATCAGTTCGACACCAGGGATGAGCTGAACACTGCGGTAGACAATATTATTTATAAGACAGGTGGGAAAAGCTTTCATATTCAATTATTattccgggaaggaggatgaccttcttctgggagtattggaaatgcttttgtttgtgcgttcgcagctagaactcacgatcctattgtcgcattggtgtgcaACTTGGCATATCATTTGCCTGGtcgggcgtggtgatgcacgatgtctttgttacaccgtaactacttttatcgtcaatgcaatatcgtaattgcacccctataattaatggcatgtgccactgccctgccatagagaccatgctataatccgttccgcttgTTTTCTCTGTAAGTATTTTATAGTGATACAGGTGTACCTGAATAATGTGTTGCAGTATACTAGGAGTATGGTGCAGTAAGACACTGTGAGATTACTGAGGACTATGTTATAGCACCAATAGCACTCGTAGGATAAGTTAGATTGCTGAAGACTTTTAACCATATTGATAAAGAAACACCCCGATTTCTTGCCTAATTCAAGAAGTGATATGTATGCATCCAAAGTTTTTGATCTTTGACGTTAGAAATTCATTATACTGTCTTGTCCTTCGATAATCGATAGCTTATAATCAGGCTAGAAGCAATAGATTACTAAGAtttctccagaaaacaggtaataaTGGGTGAAATAGGTTTCAACATTGTACAATCTGGGGCATTtaagttacgttgatgaaggttagacatccaggtagtaagatacgccaaaaaatagttactcaagcaacgccATGTCTCCACATGTACATttcccaaaatccacaaaccGGGCGTCCCTCTACGACCCATAGTCTCCAGTATAGGATCAGTCACTTACAACCTAGCAGGTCATCTTTCTTGTTTTCAATATATGCAAATAAAACTTGATACTGATCACAATCATGTCCCCCAGGTGGCACCTTCACTGGGTTTGCGGTGGAGTTTACCCGGCAGATCGCCTTCCGAACCTCCGCAGGGACGCGCGACAACTACCCCGACATCCTGCTCGTCGTAACCGACGGCAACTCGCAGGACTCCGTGACGAGTGCCGTGGCGTCTGCTATCGACCAGGGCATTCTGATCTACGCTGTTGGCGTGGGAAACAACGTTGATTTCGCCACGTTGTTGGAGCTGACGGGAGGGGTGAACTCTCGTGTTCTGCAAGTGTCGGACTTCACCGGACTGGCTACTGCCGCGCAGACTCTACCCAACGTGCTTTGTGCTGGTAGGAACAACTAAGATTCAAATCTGTAGCAAACttagtgtttttttaaagctatttgtaaggtacattgtacatgctaTTATGTTTTCTCTCTGTGGTGTTGTGTATTTTCAAATGATAACTGGATATTTTGATTGTGGAATTTGCTTTaagtcaaattttggtatacaTCAAAAGACCACAATAGCCAGTTGCTCGTCAAAGTCCTTAGAGAAGACGATTATGTCATCCAGGTAGATTAACAAGATCTCTAGATCATGGTCACCATGGTAATTCCTACTCACATAATATTTCACTTCTAGTGTTAAAATTCCAGTGTTCCTCCCAGCTTCAGTAAgaaatcacatacatgtacatgtatgaggcgATAGTTTTTAGGATGTTTATACTGTGTCTGACTATGATGATTTCTGTTTCACCTAAAGCTGCCTACTGTGGAGACCCTGGCACCCCCACCAACGGGTACCGACGTGGTACGTTCTTTGTGGACAGTGTGGTGACGTTTGGCTGCAATGACGGATACCTCCTCCAGGGGTCCTCGAATACCAGCTGCCTTGGTACAGGCCAGTGGAGCGACCCTGTGCCTGTCTGTGTTGGTAAGTACCAGTCTTCTTGTTTTTAGAAAAAGTAATTTTGCTTAAGGCATCACATCACTGATTACTGAAGATGCAGTCTCATTACTTAAGATGCAGGAGACCTTTCCAAGTTCAAGATGTTGTATCAATAAGGTTTCAAACACCATGatgacactgtaaatgcatttaagtttgcgtggtttttatctCATGGattgtggcagcgctatagtcacatattggacaaaatttttgtggtggctttaagtttgtaaTGAAAGGGTCGCCGCAAAAACTATGAACATAAAACTACAGCGAACATAgaactatacatgtagtttacggTGAAATCTTCACTCTTCTGCTTGATGTTATGTCAGCTAACTAATTGACTGTCAGTCCAAAGCAGAGTTAACTTAACAATACTCCCAGGCTTCAGAATATCAATGCCATTTTTATCAAACTCATACAGACTGACTCTTGGATTAGAATTTAAAATTGACTTATAACCTTTTTACTGGAAAAGAATTTCTGTTTTTTATTAACTCTACATATGATTTTCCCCAGACCGGTATGACCCCAACCCCTGCTTCCACGGAGCTTTACTGGAACAGAATTTCTGTTTTTCATTAACTCTACATATGATTTTCCCCAGACCGGTGTGACCCCAACCCCTGCTTCCACGGAGCGGCATGTTCCGTCCAGGGGTCGTCCTTCATCTGTGTCTGCCCACCCAACTACGAGGGAAACCTCTGCCAATACTGTAAGATTTCATTTTCCAAATAAATATCTTTTATTTACAGATCTTACTCTTGATACGCTCTGTTTAAGATATTTTACTACGTTGTTGATAAGAATATTCTGAATTCCTGAAGGTAGTGTTTGAAAATTAGTTTCTTTTAGAATTATCATAGAGTGGATCTCGTTGCCATCAAGTATAGTGGAGGCATCCTCATTAGGCATCAAGAGAGGCCGGGTGTCCTTATTCCCTAGCCtaagtgccagcctttttagcttccgtcctctacccaagctccgctacaCTACCCAAGTTCCACTGCCGctgcttgggtagcgcagcggagcttgggtagcggacggaagctataaaggctggcactcaggctacttaTTCCCTACAGTGTTCTATGGACTACTCCATTTGGTAAGGGGGTGTTCTGTTAGCTAACTTATTTTCTGTAACATCCCCAGACACCCCCTGCTTGAACCGGTCGGTGGAGTTTGACCTGGTGTTCCTGGTGGACAAGTCTTCGTCAGTCGGACCCGCCAACTTCGAGCTCGTGAAGGACTTCATGTACGACTTCACCAATACCTTCAGCGTGGGTCTGCCGGACACCCGAGTGG contains these protein-coding regions:
- the LOC136446370 gene encoding cartilage matrix protein-like — its product is MGGTFTGFAVEFTRQIAFRTSAGTRDNYPDILLVVTDGNSQDSVTSAVASAIDQGILIYAVGVGNNVDFATLLELTGGVNSRVLQVSDFTGLATAAQTLPNVLCAAAYCGDPGTPTNGYRRGTFFVDSVVTFGCNDGYLLQGSSNTSCLGTGQWSDPVPVCVDRCDPNPCFHGAACSVQGSSFICVCPPNYEGNLCQYYTPCLNRSVEFDLVFLVDKSSSVGPANFELVKDFMYDFTNTFSVGLPDTRVGAVQFADTQTKDFDMDTFATKEQTLAGIQNIVYTDSQVGGVVTGAAIDFVRQNSYTRANGDRTSVPDLLVVITSSASIDDVTNAQVTAEKEDLVADVPTSSTFATKNR